In a genomic window of Muntiacus reevesi chromosome 1, mMunRee1.1, whole genome shotgun sequence:
- the LOC136154825 gene encoding UDP-glucuronosyltransferase 1A3-like, whose product MAMGLQLRRQVLAGLLLCLCAGRWAEAGKVLVVPMEGSHWLSMREAVRELHARGHQAVVVAPEVNVHIKAEDFFTMKTYATPDTQHTFDSVMKSRVPVLFERVHWVTMFLETMASLKKASLFLERSCEALLYNKDLIRHLNASAFDVVLTDPIYLCGAVLAKYLSIPAVFFLRHIPCDLDAEGTACPNPFSYVPRFLTTNPDHMTFFQRVKNMLYPLSLKYICQGPFTPYARMASELLQREVSLGEILASGSVWLFRVDFVMDYPRPIMPNMVFIGGINCASRKPLSQSSGSLVGSASEEDSESLHGGMGMSLLSKVKQVLGPSVL is encoded by the exons ATGGCCATGGGACTGCAGCTTCGGCGGCAGGTGCTGGCTGGACTCCTGCTCTGTCTGTGCGCCGGGCGATGGGCCGAGGCTGGGAAGGTGCTGGTGGTCCCCATGGAGGGCAGCCACTGGCTCAGCATGCGGGAGGCCGTGCGGGAGCTCCACGCCAGAGGTCACCAGGCAGTGGTCGTCGCTCCGGAGGTCAATGTGCACATCAAGGCAGAAGACTTTTTCACCATGAAAACCTATGCCACTCCcgacacacagcacacatttgATTCCGTCATGAAGAGTCGTGTACCAGTGCTTTTTGAAAGAGTACATTGGGTAACAATGTTTTTGGAAACTATGGCATCTTTGAAAAAGGCGTCTTTGTTCCTTGAAAGGTCTTGTGAGGCACTGTTATATAACAAGGACTTGATCAGGCACCTGAATGCCAGTGCCTTCGATGTGGTTTTAACGGACCCTATTTACCTCTGCGGGGCAGTGCTGGCTAAGTACCTGTCCATTCCTGCTGTGTTTTTTTTGCGGCACATTCCATGTGACTTAGATGCTGAGGGCACTGCATGCCCAAACCCTTTCTCATATGTTCCTCGGTTTTTAACAACAAACCCAGACCACATGACATTCTTCCAAAGGGTGAAGAACATGCTCTACCCTCTGAGCCTGAAGTACATTTGCCAGGGTCCTTTCACTCCTTATGCACGTATGGCCTCTGAGCTTCTTCAGAGAGAGGTGTCACTGGGGGAGATTCTTGCCTCTGGATCCGTGTGGCTGTTCAGAGTAGACTTTGTGATGGACTACCCTCGGCCGATCATGCCCAACATGGTGTTCATTGGGGGTATCAACTGTGCCAGTAGGAAACCTTTATCTCAG AGCAGTGGAAGCCTAGTGGGGTCAGCCTCTGAAGAGGACTCAGAGAGCCTGCATGGAGGCATGGGGATGTCCCTCCTGTCCAAAGTGAAGCAGGTGCTGGGGCCCAGCGTCCTCTGA